The Halomonas sp. 7T genome contains a region encoding:
- a CDS encoding bifunctional nicotinamide-nucleotide adenylyltransferase/Nudix hydroxylase — translation MNSDAVEPTSAYDFDCLVFIGRFQPPHLGHLAIIREALKQARQVIVLVGSSWQARSLRNPWHFDERQAMIRSGFDDSDNQRLEITPLLDALYNDDVWVRDVQRKVRDLAAPANARLPRIGLIGASRGQSSYYLSLFPQWESVSVPLVEGISASQIRERLFRSLGSTDDYLSTGAYHDLPPGVVKRVGSFCKGDAYHQLLEEQQLLDQYRQAWAQAPYPPIFVTVNAVVVQSGHVLLVRRTAAPGKGLLALPGGFINPHERLLDACLRELRERLRLKVPEPVLKGSLRGQRLFDEPHRSWRGRTLAEAFYFALRPDQQLPRLKPVRGGDHARWVALADLKPESLFEDHFFIIQNFLGLPADFSSF, via the coding sequence ATGAACTCGGACGCTGTTGAACCTACTTCGGCTTACGACTTTGATTGTTTGGTGTTTATTGGGCGCTTTCAGCCACCCCATTTAGGGCACTTGGCAATTATCCGTGAAGCGCTGAAGCAGGCTCGGCAAGTCATCGTCTTGGTTGGCTCCTCTTGGCAGGCCCGCTCGTTACGCAATCCGTGGCACTTTGATGAACGCCAAGCGATGATTCGCTCCGGGTTTGATGACAGCGACAACCAACGTCTGGAAATTACGCCGCTGCTCGATGCGCTGTATAATGACGATGTATGGGTAAGAGATGTGCAGCGTAAAGTTCGTGACTTGGCAGCGCCTGCTAACGCCCGCTTGCCTCGCATTGGACTAATCGGCGCAAGCCGTGGACAGTCAAGTTATTATTTATCGCTTTTCCCCCAGTGGGAGTCTGTGAGTGTACCGCTAGTTGAAGGTATTTCGGCGAGTCAAATACGCGAGCGCCTTTTTCGATCGCTGGGCTCCACCGATGATTACCTAAGCACCGGTGCTTACCATGATTTGCCGCCTGGGGTAGTCAAGCGTGTAGGCAGTTTTTGCAAAGGCGACGCCTACCACCAGCTGTTAGAAGAACAGCAATTATTGGATCAGTATCGCCAAGCATGGGCACAAGCTCCCTACCCCCCTATTTTTGTCACTGTCAATGCAGTGGTTGTGCAATCTGGCCACGTTTTATTGGTCAGGCGTACAGCAGCTCCCGGCAAAGGCTTGCTAGCTTTACCGGGAGGCTTCATTAATCCTCATGAGCGGCTGTTAGATGCTTGTTTGAGAGAGCTGCGCGAGCGGCTACGCCTTAAAGTGCCGGAACCGGTTTTAAAAGGCTCACTTCGCGGACAGCGCTTGTTTGACGAACCGCATCGAAGTTGGCGGGGACGCACACTGGCGGAAGCGTTTTACTTTGCTCTGCGCCCAGATCAGCAGCTGCCTCGTCTTAAACCCGTGCGCGGCGGCGACCATGCACGCTGGGTAGCGTTAGCCGATTTAAAGCCTGAAAGCCTGTTTGAAGATCACTTTTTTATTATCCAAAATTTTCTTGGATTGCCTGCAGACTTTAGTAGCTTCTAA
- a CDS encoding YihY/virulence factor BrkB family protein has product MLKRTLIFWWNVVQDAISLWLERNAFSYAGSLAFYTLFSLAPTVIIAVTVIGVVLGEDAAQGQIVAQLQGTLGTEAALAIEQAVAQSRIEESGLLPTLLGFAALLVGATTVFAQMQFSLNTIWGVTAKPTSNSIFIFIKNRLLSLTVVLSIGFILLVSLVLGVVVRGMLQATDHLLPYASLFTTSLESLISLAVVTLLFATIFKVLPDVILRWQDVFIGAVVTAVLFTIGRSIIAVYLAYTATASTYGAAGSVVMILLWVYYSSLILLFGAAFTRSLLLRRGHSLIPRNSAVLVKRELV; this is encoded by the coding sequence ATGCTCAAGCGCACGCTGATTTTTTGGTGGAATGTGGTGCAAGATGCGATCTCCTTATGGTTGGAGCGCAATGCCTTTAGTTACGCAGGATCATTGGCGTTTTATACGCTATTTTCATTAGCGCCCACCGTTATCATCGCCGTTACCGTCATTGGGGTAGTATTAGGTGAAGACGCGGCACAAGGGCAAATTGTTGCTCAATTGCAGGGTACATTAGGGACAGAGGCCGCCTTGGCGATTGAGCAAGCAGTGGCGCAGTCGCGCATTGAAGAGTCTGGATTACTGCCCACATTACTTGGGTTTGCCGCGCTACTGGTCGGGGCAACCACGGTCTTCGCCCAAATGCAGTTTTCGCTCAATACTATTTGGGGAGTAACGGCTAAACCCACTTCAAATAGCATTTTTATATTTATTAAAAACCGTCTGCTATCACTAACAGTGGTTCTCTCAATAGGCTTTATCCTGCTCGTTTCTCTGGTGCTAGGGGTCGTGGTTAGGGGGATGCTGCAAGCCACCGACCACCTTCTGCCGTATGCCAGTTTGTTCACTACCTCGCTAGAGTCATTAATCTCGCTGGCCGTTGTAACACTGCTTTTTGCGACGATTTTTAAAGTGTTACCGGATGTGATTTTACGGTGGCAAGACGTATTTATTGGTGCAGTCGTCACTGCTGTGCTCTTTACAATAGGGCGAAGCATTATCGCCGTTTACTTGGCCTATACGGCTACCGCATCGACCTATGGTGCCGCCGGTTCAGTAGTAATGATTTTGCTATGGGTCTATTACAGCTCGTTAATTCTGCTATTTGGCGCTGCGTTTACACGTTCGCTATTATTGCGTCGTGGGCATTCACTAATTCCGCGTAATAGCGCTGTACTGGTTAAACGTGAGCTAGTGTAA
- a CDS encoding acylphosphatase: MAERCVRAYVTGKVQGVWYRNSTQAQALKLGITGYAKNLPDGRVEVVMCGSADAVTALGEWLWQGPDGARVTHVTLEVLDDVHAPDHFSTY, from the coding sequence ATGGCAGAACGTTGTGTACGTGCGTATGTAACCGGAAAAGTGCAGGGCGTGTGGTATCGCAATAGCACTCAAGCTCAGGCACTTAAGCTGGGCATCACTGGCTATGCGAAGAACCTGCCAGATGGCCGTGTCGAAGTCGTAATGTGCGGGTCAGCCGATGCGGTTACCGCACTGGGTGAATGGCTTTGGCAAGGCCCCGACGGAGCGCGGGTCACCCATGTGACACTTGAAGTGCTGGATGACGTCCACGCTCCTGATCATTTTTCGACGTATTAA
- a CDS encoding D-2-hydroxyacid dehydrogenase produces the protein MPHAVMLDAQSLGPDIDLTAIRSIVRHLDVYEQSTSEQALNRLAEAEIVILNKVKLDADTLAKLPKLRLICVLATGLNNIDLEAAKAQNIVVKNVTAYGTASVSQHTLMLMLTLANRLPRYQADIANGKWQQSDFFCLQEHPTLQLAGKQLVMVGQGELGSEVARLAEAFGMQVTFAARPGNEANDKRPSLDELLPSADIISLHCPLSEATKHLLNKDRLAAAKPSLLIVNCARGGIIDEEAALEALRKGRIGGLAVDVLPEEPPRDGHALLEALANAEALNLIVTPHNAWITPEARQNIVALTADNIKTWQKDVN, from the coding sequence ATGCCCCATGCGGTCATGCTGGATGCCCAAAGTCTAGGCCCTGATATTGATTTAACCGCCATCCGTTCTATTGTTCGCCATCTTGACGTGTATGAACAGAGTACTTCAGAGCAAGCACTCAATCGACTTGCAGAAGCAGAAATTGTTATTCTAAATAAGGTGAAATTGGACGCAGATACGTTGGCAAAACTGCCAAAATTACGGCTTATCTGTGTTCTTGCTACAGGACTTAACAACATTGATTTAGAGGCAGCTAAAGCGCAGAACATAGTGGTTAAAAATGTCACTGCTTATGGAACCGCCAGTGTTTCCCAGCACACGTTGATGCTCATGCTAACCCTAGCGAATCGCCTGCCACGCTACCAAGCGGATATTGCAAACGGCAAGTGGCAGCAGAGTGACTTTTTTTGTTTACAGGAACACCCCACGTTACAGCTAGCGGGCAAGCAGCTCGTCATGGTCGGCCAAGGTGAGCTTGGCTCGGAAGTAGCCCGCTTAGCGGAAGCATTTGGTATGCAAGTGACGTTTGCTGCGCGGCCAGGAAATGAAGCTAATGACAAGCGACCATCGTTAGATGAACTATTGCCCAGCGCAGATATAATCAGCCTGCACTGTCCGCTTAGTGAGGCTACGAAACATCTCCTCAATAAAGATCGTCTTGCGGCTGCGAAGCCCTCTCTCTTAATCGTCAATTGTGCCCGTGGCGGCATTATTGACGAAGAAGCAGCTTTGGAAGCGCTTCGTAAAGGTCGAATTGGCGGTTTGGCCGTTGATGTGCTGCCTGAAGAGCCTCCTCGTGACGGCCATGCGCTTTTAGAAGCACTGGCGAATGCGGAGGCGCTGAATTTGATCGTTACGCCCCATAATGCATGGATAACGCCTGAAGCCCGTCAGAATATTGTGGCCTTAACAGCCGATAATATTAAAACATGGCAAAAAGACGTTAATTAA
- a CDS encoding FmdB family zinc ribbon protein codes for MPIYEYECKACGHRMEKLQKISADPLKECPACQRDGLERLVSAAGFRLAGGGWYETDFKTGSKKNLAADGQTTSSATGSKNESSSTPTKKGAAA; via the coding sequence ATGCCCATCTATGAGTACGAGTGCAAGGCCTGCGGCCATCGCATGGAAAAATTACAGAAAATCAGTGCAGACCCTCTTAAAGAGTGTCCTGCCTGCCAACGCGACGGACTTGAACGCTTAGTGTCAGCGGCGGGTTTTCGTCTCGCAGGCGGCGGTTGGTACGAAACTGATTTTAAAACGGGTAGTAAGAAGAACCTGGCCGCTGATGGCCAAACGACTTCTAGCGCAACGGGTTCGAAAAACGAATCCAGCAGCACACCCACGAAAAAAGGCGCCGCGGCTTAG
- the aspS gene encoding aspartate--tRNA ligase encodes MRSHYCGQLNETLVDQTVTVCGWVHRRRDHGGVIFLDMRDRDGIAQFVVDPDTAEAFAHADRVRSEYVLRITGRVRLRPEGTQNPNMPTGMIEVLAKEVEVLNTAATPPFQLDEHGKVGEEVRLKHRYIDLRRPDMIEKLRLRSRISHTVRAYLENQGFLDIETPVLTRATPEGARDYLVPSRTHAGSFFALPQSPQLFKQLLMVAGFDRYYQIAKCFRDEDLRADRQPEFTQIDIEASFVEENDIMNITEVMIRQLFQEVLSVELPEFPRMTWQEAMDRFGSDKPDLRIPLELTDVDDLMQQVDFKVFSGPASAEDGRVAALKVPGGAKLSRKEIDEYTKFVGIYGAKGLAWIKVNERAKGLEGLQSPIVKFMENVVEELLDRVGAEDGDIIFFGADKARIVNEAIGALRVKLGADLELYTQAWAPLWVVDFPMFEADDNGRLSPLHHPFTAPSCTPEALKADPAKALSRAYDMVLNGTELGGGSIRIHDQAMQSTVFEILGIGKEEAQEKFGFLLDALHYGAPPHGGLAFGLDRLVMLMAGAKTIREVIAFPKTQSAGCLMTDAPGEVSADQLKELNIRLRQKAKADAAE; translated from the coding sequence ATGCGCAGCCATTATTGCGGCCAGCTTAACGAAACTTTGGTAGATCAAACGGTCACCGTATGTGGTTGGGTGCACCGTCGCCGTGATCACGGTGGGGTCATTTTTCTCGATATGCGCGATCGCGATGGCATCGCTCAATTCGTTGTAGACCCTGATACTGCCGAGGCGTTTGCCCATGCCGACCGCGTTCGCAGCGAATACGTCCTGCGTATTACCGGGCGTGTCCGGCTGCGCCCAGAAGGTACCCAAAACCCCAACATGCCCACGGGGATGATTGAGGTGCTGGCCAAAGAAGTAGAGGTGCTCAATACCGCTGCTACACCGCCTTTCCAGCTTGATGAACATGGCAAGGTAGGCGAAGAAGTGCGTCTTAAGCATCGCTATATTGACCTTCGTCGCCCAGACATGATCGAGAAACTGCGTTTGCGTTCGCGTATTTCTCACACCGTACGCGCGTATCTTGAAAACCAAGGTTTTCTGGACATCGAAACGCCAGTGCTGACGCGTGCTACACCTGAAGGTGCTCGTGACTACTTGGTTCCCAGCCGCACTCACGCGGGCAGCTTCTTTGCATTACCGCAGTCGCCTCAGCTGTTTAAGCAACTGTTAATGGTGGCTGGGTTTGATCGTTATTATCAAATCGCTAAATGTTTCCGCGACGAAGACCTCCGTGCTGATCGCCAGCCTGAGTTCACTCAGATTGATATCGAGGCGTCTTTCGTCGAAGAAAACGACATCATGAACATTACGGAAGTCATGATTCGTCAGCTGTTCCAAGAAGTGCTAAGCGTGGAGCTGCCTGAGTTCCCACGTATGACATGGCAAGAAGCCATGGATCGTTTTGGCTCTGATAAACCCGATCTGCGCATCCCCCTTGAGTTGACCGACGTTGACGATCTAATGCAACAGGTTGACTTTAAGGTGTTCTCAGGCCCGGCCAGTGCTGAAGACGGCCGCGTAGCAGCACTTAAAGTACCCGGTGGCGCCAAGCTTTCTCGTAAAGAGATCGATGAGTACACGAAATTTGTCGGCATCTACGGTGCCAAAGGCCTTGCTTGGATTAAGGTTAACGAGCGTGCCAAGGGCCTTGAAGGTCTACAGTCGCCTATCGTGAAGTTTATGGAAAACGTGGTCGAAGAATTATTAGATCGCGTGGGCGCAGAGGATGGCGATATCATCTTCTTCGGCGCTGATAAGGCACGCATTGTCAATGAAGCGATTGGTGCATTACGCGTCAAGCTGGGGGCTGATCTTGAGCTTTACACCCAAGCTTGGGCACCGCTGTGGGTCGTTGACTTCCCGATGTTTGAAGCCGACGATAACGGTCGATTAAGTCCGCTTCACCACCCCTTCACAGCACCTTCCTGCACGCCGGAAGCGCTGAAAGCAGACCCTGCAAAAGCGCTGTCTCGTGCTTACGATATGGTACTCAATGGCACTGAATTGGGTGGCGGTTCAATCCGTATTCACGACCAAGCCATGCAGAGCACTGTGTTTGAGATCCTAGGTATTGGCAAAGAAGAAGCGCAGGAGAAGTTTGGCTTCTTGCTGGATGCACTTCACTATGGCGCTCCGCCCCATGGTGGCTTAGCCTTTGGCTTGGATCGTCTGGTGATGCTGATGGCCGGCGCTAAGACGATTCGTGAAGTCATTGCCTTCCCGAAAACGCAAAGCGCGGGTTGCTTAATGACCGATGCGCCAGGAGAAGTCAGCGCTGACCAGTTAAAAGAGCTGAACATTCGCCTACGTCAAAAGGCCAAAGCGGACGCTGCTGAATAG
- the ruvC gene encoding crossover junction endodeoxyribonuclease RuvC, with translation MKGIEPATTIRILGIDPGSRITGYGVIDLVGVTPHYVASGCIRTAEGALEQRLAQIYAGIAEVIGVHRPNAVAVERVFMAKNADSALKLGQARGAALVCIANHGLSIGEYAARHIKQAVTGQGGADKSQVQHMVTAILKLSAAPQADAADALAIALTHAYAGSGPSTTSSPRGRSRRSSGRWRL, from the coding sequence ATGAAGGGAATCGAGCCAGCCACCACTATTAGGATTTTAGGTATTGATCCTGGTTCACGTATTACCGGCTATGGGGTGATAGACCTAGTGGGCGTTACGCCGCACTACGTCGCGAGCGGTTGTATTCGCACCGCAGAAGGGGCCTTAGAACAGCGTTTGGCGCAGATCTATGCAGGCATCGCTGAGGTTATTGGAGTGCATCGTCCTAACGCCGTGGCCGTTGAGCGTGTTTTTATGGCCAAAAATGCCGATTCAGCGCTTAAGCTAGGGCAAGCCCGAGGAGCGGCGCTGGTATGCATCGCCAATCACGGCTTAAGTATTGGTGAGTACGCTGCAAGACACATTAAACAGGCGGTTACCGGGCAAGGTGGGGCAGATAAAAGCCAAGTGCAGCACATGGTAACCGCCATACTTAAACTCTCCGCAGCGCCACAAGCCGACGCAGCGGATGCGTTAGCCATTGCGCTCACCCATGCCTATGCAGGGAGTGGGCCGAGCACGACAAGCTCGCCACGAGGGCGTAGTCGCCGTTCATCAGGGCGCTGGCGGCTCTAA
- the ruvA gene encoding Holliday junction branch migration protein RuvA, with product MIGRLSGSLLDKHPPWIVIDVHGVGYELETSMNTLIALPPLGESVSLYTHLTIRDDAHLLYGFAREHERALFRALIKVNGVGPKLALAILSGMDEDAFMQCIRDDDSKALTKLPGVGKKTAERLIIEMRDRFPEWENGHHAPLALEATSGRPAPRDSFADAEAALVSLGYKLTEATKMLADINPNQSTEALIKAALTNRMNG from the coding sequence ATGATTGGTCGTTTGAGCGGTTCTCTACTGGACAAACATCCCCCGTGGATTGTGATTGACGTTCACGGTGTGGGCTACGAGCTAGAGACCTCAATGAATACCCTAATAGCTCTGCCTCCTCTTGGGGAGAGCGTTTCACTTTATACCCATCTCACTATTCGAGATGATGCCCATCTTCTTTACGGCTTTGCTCGAGAGCATGAGCGCGCGCTGTTTCGCGCCCTGATCAAAGTTAATGGCGTTGGCCCTAAACTAGCGTTAGCTATCCTTTCCGGGATGGACGAAGATGCCTTTATGCAGTGCATTAGGGACGACGATAGCAAAGCGCTGACCAAACTCCCTGGGGTGGGGAAAAAAACCGCCGAGCGTTTGATTATCGAAATGCGCGACCGCTTCCCCGAATGGGAAAATGGCCATCATGCACCTCTAGCGTTGGAAGCGACAAGTGGACGTCCTGCCCCTCGTGATAGCTTTGCAGACGCAGAAGCGGCACTGGTTAGCCTTGGCTATAAGCTGACCGAGGCGACTAAAATGTTGGCGGATATTAATCCTAACCAATCCACGGAAGCGCTGATAAAAGCGGCACTAACAAACCGTATGAACGGATAA
- the ruvB gene encoding Holliday junction branch migration DNA helicase RuvB has translation MLEHDRLIAAEPEQGEVRIDHAIRPKRLKEYIGQPRVREQLEIFIGAARLREESLDHTLVFGPPGLGKTTLANIIATEMGVGLKSTSGPVLERAGDLAAMLTNLEPGDVLFIDEIHRLSPVVEEVLYPAMEDFQLDIMIGEGPAARSIKLDLPPFTLVGATTRAGLLTSPLRDRFGIVQRLEFYNLEELTEIVSRSARLLRVETSQEGAVEIARRSRGTPRIANRLLRRVRDYADIKGNGVVDANLADAALNMLNVDHHGLDHMDRRLLLAMIDKFDGGPVGVDSLSAAIGEERDTIEDVIEPYLIQQGLMMRTPRGRMVTRQAWLHFDRVPHEHSANVVGERRP, from the coding sequence ATGTTAGAACACGACCGGTTAATCGCTGCTGAGCCCGAACAAGGAGAAGTGCGAATTGACCACGCGATTCGCCCCAAGCGGCTTAAAGAGTACATTGGCCAGCCGCGGGTGCGAGAGCAGTTAGAGATATTTATTGGCGCGGCAAGGCTTCGTGAAGAAAGCCTGGATCACACACTGGTCTTTGGCCCTCCAGGCTTAGGTAAAACAACGCTTGCCAATATCATTGCCACAGAAATGGGGGTGGGGCTTAAATCAACTTCTGGGCCGGTATTGGAGCGTGCGGGTGATTTAGCCGCCATGCTTACTAACCTTGAGCCGGGCGATGTTCTATTCATCGATGAGATTCATCGATTATCGCCGGTTGTAGAGGAAGTGCTTTATCCGGCCATGGAAGATTTTCAGCTCGACATCATGATTGGTGAAGGGCCCGCTGCTCGGTCTATCAAGCTCGACCTGCCGCCTTTTACGCTGGTGGGTGCAACGACGCGCGCGGGCCTGTTAACGTCACCACTACGTGACCGTTTTGGTATTGTGCAGCGCCTTGAGTTTTATAACTTAGAAGAGCTCACTGAGATTGTCTCTCGCTCGGCACGCCTTCTTCGCGTCGAAACCAGCCAGGAAGGCGCTGTGGAAATTGCCCGCCGGTCTCGGGGCACGCCACGTATCGCCAATCGCCTGCTTCGGCGTGTGCGTGATTACGCAGACATTAAAGGTAATGGAGTCGTGGACGCTAACTTAGCGGATGCCGCGCTGAACATGCTTAATGTCGATCACCATGGGCTTGATCACATGGATCGTCGCTTGTTACTGGCAATGATCGACAAATTTGATGGTGGTCCAGTGGGAGTTGATTCACTGTCCGCAGCGATAGGTGAAGAGCGCGATACGATTGAAGACGTTATTGAGCCTTATCTTATTCAGCAAGGCTTGATGATGCGAACGCCAAGAGGGCGCATGGTAACCCGCCAAGCGTGGCTGCATTTTGATAGGGTGCCTCATGAGCACTCGGCAAACGTAGTAGGAGAGCGGCGGCCATGA
- the ybgC gene encoding tol-pal system-associated acyl-CoA thioesterase, whose protein sequence is MSLGFTMPIRVYMEDTDAGGIVYYVNYLKFMERARSDWLRELGINQQMLLDEGTQLVVYRLACHYAKPARLDDPLMVSASVVSVGRCRMTFEQQVRRNEELLCAATVEIACLSAKTLKPKKWPDTLSMINEA, encoded by the coding sequence ATGAGTCTTGGTTTCACCATGCCAATACGCGTTTACATGGAAGATACTGACGCTGGCGGGATTGTCTACTACGTTAACTACCTGAAGTTTATGGAACGTGCGCGCAGTGACTGGCTGAGAGAATTAGGAATAAATCAGCAAATGCTGCTAGACGAAGGAACACAGCTAGTGGTATACCGCTTGGCCTGTCACTATGCCAAACCAGCTCGCTTAGATGACCCACTGATGGTAAGCGCCTCGGTAGTCAGCGTTGGGCGATGCCGTATGACATTTGAACAGCAAGTTAGGCGCAATGAGGAACTCTTATGCGCTGCCACAGTCGAGATAGCCTGCTTGAGTGCTAAGACGTTGAAGCCTAAGAAATGGCCAGACACGCTTAGCATGATAAATGAGGCCTGA
- the tolQ gene encoding protein TolQ encodes MNDNTMSIPHLIMSASTVVQLVMLLLVVGSILSWVVIFQRSIALRKAKQEYNQFEEAFWSGVDLNELYREIPADDPRHGAEHVFQAGFREFNRLLPKTRNADSVLEGVQRSMRVAWSREEDRLTQHLVFLATVASASPYIGLFGTVWGIMGSFQALSMTQQATLATVAPWIAEALIATAMGLFAAIPAVIFYNRLSNDAARLLGKYEDFAEEFHAILHRNLQGRDGKPNAS; translated from the coding sequence GTGAACGATAACACCATGTCCATTCCCCACTTAATAATGAGTGCCAGCACGGTTGTTCAGCTGGTAATGCTGCTACTTGTAGTGGGCTCGATTCTCTCTTGGGTGGTGATTTTCCAGCGGAGCATTGCACTGCGTAAAGCAAAGCAAGAGTACAACCAGTTTGAAGAGGCTTTTTGGTCGGGCGTCGATTTGAACGAGCTTTACCGAGAAATTCCAGCCGACGACCCTCGCCATGGAGCTGAGCATGTCTTCCAAGCAGGGTTTCGCGAGTTCAACCGACTTTTGCCTAAGACACGTAATGCCGACTCCGTATTAGAAGGGGTTCAGCGTAGCATGCGCGTTGCATGGTCCCGCGAAGAGGACCGCTTAACACAACATCTGGTTTTCTTGGCCACCGTCGCTTCAGCTAGCCCTTATATTGGTCTGTTTGGCACCGTGTGGGGCATTATGGGCTCTTTCCAGGCGCTTTCCATGACGCAGCAAGCCACATTAGCAACGGTGGCACCCTGGATTGCAGAGGCGTTGATTGCTACAGCCATGGGGCTTTTTGCTGCCATTCCAGCGGTGATTTTTTACAATCGCCTATCCAATGATGCAGCTCGCTTACTGGGTAAATATGAAGACTTTGCCGAAGAGTTTCACGCTATCTTGCACCGTAATTTGCAAGGCCGTGACGGCAAGCCTAACGCCAGTTAA
- the tolR gene encoding protein TolR, giving the protein MQGPFNRSGKSKPMGEINVVPFIDVMLVLLVIFMITTPLLTQGVDVDLPQVTSEPIETQEDSDPIIISVDREGNYFITLGEDTSVVSLDQMSERIMAILQRRPGTPVMVRGDRNVPYGQIVLLMSTLQRSGVANVGLLSEPPQDG; this is encoded by the coding sequence ATGCAAGGTCCATTCAACCGTAGCGGCAAAAGCAAGCCGATGGGGGAGATTAACGTCGTCCCTTTTATCGACGTGATGTTGGTGCTGCTGGTGATCTTCATGATCACTACGCCATTGCTTACACAGGGGGTAGACGTCGATTTGCCGCAAGTCACCTCAGAACCCATCGAAACTCAAGAGGATAGCGATCCCATTATCATCTCCGTCGACCGCGAGGGTAACTATTTTATTACCCTTGGAGAGGACACATCGGTCGTTTCTCTTGATCAGATGTCTGAGCGTATTATGGCGATTCTACAGCGTCGTCCAGGCACACCTGTGATGGTGCGTGGTGATCGCAACGTTCCTTATGGTCAGATTGTTCTGCTCATGAGTACGCTGCAACGCTCTGGCGTCGCTAATGTGGGGCTGCTTTCCGAGCCGCCACAAGATGGGTAA
- the tolA gene encoding cell envelope integrity protein TolA: MAAETHRDPQDVGYTLPAILAIAVHLIVVVFSLISLPTSTSEPDSSSIVQATLVSTETFTDQAQQITEQQAALSRAAEANEAEPTPEPDPEPLGEPSQEAAQQQAAEEAAQREARQAEEQRALEEAQAQAEEAAQRRAEEAQRLAEEQAIESEAREEAQRQREAEEQRAREEAEAQRQREAEEQREREEAEAQRQREAEEQREREEAEAQRQREAEEQREREEAEAQRQREAEAQREREEAEAQRQREAEAQRAREEEARREREAEERRAAEAAEAAMQRQLAGEAEAAANAQQAQQAANSFINIVRRAVEQAWIIPPGASNAMSATIQVRLGPSGELLATSIVTSSGDSTFDRSAMQAVEQAAPFGELRDLPADQQRNLRQFNLRFTPGDVR, encoded by the coding sequence ATGGCTGCCGAAACTCATCGAGACCCTCAAGACGTTGGCTACACGCTTCCGGCTATTTTGGCCATTGCGGTGCATTTGATAGTGGTCGTGTTTAGCTTGATTAGTTTGCCAACCTCGACGTCAGAGCCCGACTCTTCTTCGATTGTGCAGGCGACGCTTGTCAGCACCGAAACATTTACGGATCAGGCGCAGCAGATTACTGAGCAACAAGCAGCCCTGAGCAGGGCAGCGGAAGCTAATGAAGCTGAACCAACGCCGGAGCCGGACCCAGAGCCTTTGGGTGAACCCTCGCAAGAGGCTGCTCAGCAGCAAGCAGCTGAAGAAGCAGCTCAGCGTGAGGCCCGGCAAGCCGAAGAGCAGCGTGCTCTAGAAGAAGCCCAAGCCCAAGCTGAAGAAGCGGCGCAAAGGCGTGCTGAGGAAGCCCAGCGCTTAGCAGAAGAACAGGCAATTGAGTCAGAAGCACGTGAGGAGGCGCAGCGCCAGCGTGAAGCAGAAGAGCAGCGTGCTCGTGAAGAGGCTGAAGCCCAGCGCCAGCGTGAAGCAGAAGAGCAGCGTGAGCGAGAAGAAGCCGAAGCCCAGCGCCAGCGCGAAGCAGAAGAGCAGCGCGAGCGGGAAGAGGCAGAAGCTCAACGCCAACGCGAGGCAGAAGAGCAGCGCGAGCGGGAAGAAGCCGAAGCCCAGCGCCAGCGCGAAGCAGAAGCTCAGCGTGAGCGGGAAGAGGCTGAAGCTCAACGACAACGGGAAGCCGAAGCTCAACGCGCCAGAGAAGAGGAGGCGCGGCGTGAGCGTGAAGCCGAAGAGCGTCGTGCGGCGGAAGCCGCTGAAGCGGCTATGCAGCGTCAGCTAGCGGGTGAAGCGGAAGCCGCAGCCAATGCACAGCAGGCACAGCAGGCGGCTAATAGTTTCATTAATATTGTCCGCCGCGCGGTGGAACAGGCTTGGATCATTCCGCCAGGTGCAAGTAATGCGATGAGTGCTACGATTCAAGTAAGGCTAGGGCCATCAGGTGAACTGCTGGCAACCTCTATCGTTACCTCAAGTGGCGATAGCACGTTTGACCGGTCTGCGATGCAGGCCGTTGAACAAGCTGCACCTTTCGGCGAGTTACGAGACTTACCCGCCGATCAGCAGCGTAATTTACGCCAATTTAATCTGCGATTTACCCCGGGGGATGTTCGCTGA